A genomic stretch from Candidatus Methanomassiliicoccus intestinalis Issoire-Mx1 includes:
- the rnz gene encoding ribonuclease Z: MNLTFLGTGGGLPSPQRGVSAIALQYGRDILLFDCGEGTQRQFMTASLSFMKISSIFITHLHGDHILGIPGLIQSMNLSGRTEPLSIFGPSGTVDLIKSSLSLGYFNPDYEIKVCELKPGDSTEVSGLTVKAVEADHTIPAISFIVQEPQRAGKFSKAAAKELGIPEGPLYGKLQSGKSITLNGRTIESSMVMGPPRRGRKLAYSGDTRPTDLFAEEAKCCDVMIHEATVMADLADKGLEFGHSSAAAAAEIAKKADAKKLILTHFSNRYENLEEVESEARVIFPNTNAAYDFYTFKIDYSE; the protein is encoded by the coding sequence ATGAATCTGACTTTTCTGGGTACTGGCGGAGGTCTCCCTTCACCTCAGAGAGGTGTAAGCGCAATAGCCCTTCAGTATGGAAGGGACATTCTCCTCTTTGACTGTGGAGAAGGAACCCAAAGACAATTTATGACTGCATCTTTATCATTTATGAAGATCAGCTCAATTTTCATAACTCATCTTCATGGAGACCATATTCTTGGAATACCTGGATTGATTCAATCAATGAATTTGTCTGGAAGAACAGAGCCGCTTTCCATTTTTGGGCCATCCGGCACAGTTGACCTGATAAAATCATCTTTGTCTCTAGGATATTTTAATCCTGATTATGAAATCAAGGTTTGTGAGCTGAAACCAGGTGATTCAACAGAGGTTTCTGGTTTGACAGTTAAAGCAGTAGAGGCGGATCACACAATTCCTGCGATTTCGTTCATTGTTCAGGAGCCTCAGCGTGCAGGAAAATTTTCCAAGGCAGCAGCAAAAGAACTGGGGATACCAGAAGGACCTCTTTATGGCAAACTTCAGAGTGGAAAGAGCATAACGTTAAATGGTCGAACTATCGAATCTTCTATGGTTATGGGTCCCCCGAGACGGGGAAGGAAACTGGCATACTCAGGAGATACGCGACCGACTGATCTGTTTGCAGAGGAGGCTAAATGCTGCGATGTTATGATACATGAAGCCACTGTAATGGCAGATCTGGCAGACAAAGGTCTTGAGTTTGGACATTCATCAGCGGCAGCTGCAGCAGAGATTGCTAAAAAAGCAGATGCGAAAAAACTAATCTTAACTCATTTTTCAAATCGGTATGAGAATTTAGAAGAGGTGGAATCAGAAGCTAGAGTCATTTTTCCCAATACAAATGCTGCATATGATTTCTATACTTTCAAGATAGATTACTCAGAATGA
- a CDS encoding beta/alpha barrel domain-containing protein gives MCPLCIEECNVVCEVGKSAFRGREVLYPSNEYFGHSTAASNKNYMIDWSHFQILAELLGAQGIEANPDVAFFENSDITTRVATHSKKPIDLKVPLVIAGLGSTDVAKRNWKGMAMGAAMSGIIETIGENVCGMDKESIYTNGKVSKSPDMMSRIADFRELWDGKHGDIAVQTNVEDQRGGVDEYAISSLEVNIIERKWGQGAKAIGGEVRLTTLERALELKKRGYIVMPDPEDPMVQEAFKAGAVKTFERHSRVGFPAHESFVEDVEKLREKGAKYVFLKTGAYRPEVVAFTMKAASEAKIDMLTFDGAGGGTGMSPVPMMNEMSTPTVHLEAQVLMCAEIMRKKGKFVPDICFAGGFTNETQMFKSMAMSNLGDGPIVKAIAMARSPLTAVMKSQYFARLAETGKLPAQFASGYGDDPNKFFMLSSQIQKRYPDKKVGVDIPWGAVGLHTYFTDRIGEGLKQLMAGSRKFKLECLARDDIASLSEVAARITGIETFDQMAKRVIPGMLECW, from the coding sequence ATGTGTCCGCTCTGCATTGAAGAATGTAATGTTGTATGTGAAGTAGGTAAATCAGCTTTCAGAGGGAGAGAAGTCCTTTATCCCAGCAATGAATATTTCGGTCATAGCACAGCTGCTTCCAATAAAAACTACATGATAGACTGGTCTCATTTTCAGATACTTGCAGAGTTATTGGGTGCTCAAGGAATTGAAGCCAATCCAGATGTGGCATTTTTTGAGAATTCTGACATAACAACCAGAGTTGCTACTCATTCCAAAAAACCAATCGACCTCAAAGTACCTTTGGTAATTGCAGGCTTAGGTTCTACAGATGTAGCAAAAAGGAACTGGAAAGGAATGGCAATGGGCGCAGCTATGTCTGGAATAATTGAGACAATAGGTGAAAATGTCTGCGGAATGGATAAAGAATCCATCTATACCAATGGCAAAGTATCAAAATCACCAGACATGATGAGCAGAATTGCAGACTTCCGTGAACTCTGGGATGGAAAACATGGAGACATAGCCGTCCAGACAAATGTAGAAGACCAGCGTGGCGGCGTTGACGAATATGCAATATCCAGTTTAGAGGTCAACATCATTGAACGCAAATGGGGCCAGGGTGCAAAAGCAATCGGAGGAGAAGTTCGTCTCACTACCTTAGAGCGCGCACTCGAACTCAAAAAACGCGGATACATCGTGATGCCTGATCCTGAAGATCCAATGGTCCAGGAAGCATTCAAAGCAGGAGCTGTAAAAACATTCGAAAGGCACAGCAGGGTAGGATTCCCAGCCCATGAGAGTTTTGTAGAGGATGTTGAAAAACTCCGCGAGAAAGGTGCAAAATATGTGTTCTTGAAAACCGGTGCATACCGTCCAGAAGTAGTTGCCTTTACCATGAAAGCCGCTTCAGAAGCTAAAATCGATATGCTGACATTTGACGGAGCAGGCGGAGGTACAGGTATGAGCCCTGTCCCAATGATGAATGAGATGTCTACACCGACTGTTCATCTTGAAGCTCAGGTGCTCATGTGCGCTGAGATTATGAGAAAGAAAGGCAAATTCGTTCCTGATATCTGTTTCGCAGGCGGATTCACTAACGAAACACAGATGTTCAAATCAATGGCAATGAGCAATCTGGGAGACGGTCCAATCGTAAAAGCAATTGCAATGGCCAGATCTCCATTGACTGCAGTGATGAAATCTCAATACTTTGCCAGACTTGCAGAGACTGGAAAACTCCCTGCCCAATTCGCTAGCGGATATGGAGATGATCCTAACAAGTTCTTCATGCTCTCATCTCAAATTCAGAAAAGATATCCAGACAAAAAGGTAGGAGTCGACATACCATGGGGAGCAGTCGGTCTTCATACGTACTTCACTGACCGCATTGGAGAGGGATTGAAACAGCTCATGGCAGGTTCTAGAAAATTCAAACTGGAATGCCTTGCCCGCGATGATATCGCTTCTCTTAGCGAAGTGGCTGCAAGAATCACCGGAATTGAAACTTTTGACCAGATGGCTAAGAGGGTTATTCCGGGAATGCTAGAGTGCTGGTAA
- the rpe gene encoding ribulose-phosphate 3-epimerase: MVKVAPSILSADFSRLGDEIKRLEREGADWIHIDVMDGVFVPNITIGQSVVKSLRPFTALPFDVHLMITKPERYVKEFADAGADYITFHQEACGCIPSVLDDIHSFGKKAGLSINPETPFNTIEPYMDKIDLLLIMTVHPGFGGQAFMSECLPKVAEARRLVDENGYCMEISVDGGINYNTGKTAVSTGASVLAAGSAIFKAPDMKMEISRWHDL, from the coding sequence ATGGTAAAAGTAGCCCCATCCATACTTTCAGCAGACTTCAGCAGACTGGGAGACGAAATAAAGCGTTTGGAGCGAGAAGGCGCGGACTGGATTCACATCGATGTAATGGATGGTGTTTTTGTTCCGAACATAACCATCGGCCAGAGTGTCGTTAAAAGTCTGAGGCCTTTTACAGCTCTGCCATTTGATGTGCATTTAATGATTACAAAACCCGAGCGGTATGTGAAAGAGTTCGCAGATGCTGGTGCAGATTACATAACATTCCATCAGGAAGCATGCGGCTGCATACCTTCTGTTTTAGATGACATTCACTCATTCGGTAAAAAGGCTGGACTTTCTATAAACCCAGAAACTCCTTTCAATACAATAGAACCTTACATGGATAAAATCGATCTTCTTCTCATAATGACTGTTCATCCTGGTTTTGGAGGTCAGGCATTTATGTCAGAGTGTCTGCCTAAGGTGGCTGAAGCCAGAAGGCTGGTTGATGAAAACGGTTACTGTATGGAAATATCTGTCGATGGCGGCATAAATTACAACACTGGAAAAACCGCAGTCTCAACAGGAGCTTCAGTTTTAGCAGCTGGAAGTGCAATATTTAAAGCTCCGGATATGAAAATGGAGATTTCCAGATGGCATGATCTTTAA
- a CDS encoding prenyltransferase has product METIDNSNHSIAWKAKEVLRIAYTLPFVMASVAGVAFALTMSDEWLLAFLIPLDVFFLALLVNFSNDYFDHKSGVDKLRFECLDDENFMQQMKALTDGKVYWVGNSLDRGIITDKQGKMLMIAIIGCAVVISLPIIYLSGIISLVLGAIALLLCILYTLPPVNLGARGFGETDVLLSFFCIPFFSFFVITNQFNLTFFFISLAIGFGAMLMRIADEVPGYDAHIAMGEKNLVVRFGLQNLPKIEWTLIFLVYLMIAAATVTDPYFILLFLSLPLPLKAMNELKINDAVKYWRPLTKFMFMTTSIAFLTVVVLIIKTLIL; this is encoded by the coding sequence ATGGAAACCATAGATAACAGCAATCACAGCATTGCATGGAAGGCTAAGGAAGTGCTGAGAATTGCATACACTCTGCCTTTTGTAATGGCATCTGTCGCAGGTGTTGCATTTGCCTTGACCATGTCTGATGAATGGCTGTTAGCGTTTCTCATTCCCCTGGATGTTTTCTTCCTTGCTCTGCTTGTGAACTTTTCAAATGACTATTTCGATCATAAGAGTGGTGTAGACAAACTCAGATTCGAATGCTTGGATGATGAAAATTTCATGCAGCAGATGAAGGCTCTGACTGATGGAAAGGTTTACTGGGTTGGAAACTCTCTTGACCGCGGTATAATTACAGATAAACAAGGAAAAATGCTGATGATCGCAATCATCGGCTGTGCTGTGGTCATCTCTCTTCCAATTATCTATCTGTCTGGAATAATATCGCTGGTATTGGGTGCAATTGCACTTTTGTTATGTATTCTATACACTCTTCCGCCAGTCAATCTTGGAGCCAGAGGATTTGGGGAAACAGATGTACTGCTGTCTTTCTTTTGTATACCGTTCTTTTCATTTTTTGTGATAACAAATCAGTTTAATCTTACATTTTTCTTCATATCGCTTGCAATCGGTTTCGGAGCCATGCTGATGCGTATAGCTGATGAGGTTCCAGGATATGATGCCCACATTGCAATGGGTGAAAAGAATCTGGTTGTAAGATTTGGCCTGCAGAATCTCCCTAAAATCGAATGGACTTTGATCTTCTTAGTCTACCTAATGATCGCAGCAGCCACAGTTACAGATCCTTATTTTATTCTTCTTTTCCTGTCGCTGCCTCTGCCACTTAAAGCTATGAATGAGCTCAAAATTAATGATGCTGTGAAGTACTGGCGGCCTTTGACAAAGTTCATGTTTATGACAACCAGCATTGCTTTTCTTACGGTAGTTGTCTTGATAATCAAGACTTTAATTCTATAA
- a CDS encoding DUF4443 domain-containing protein: protein MKLIERPKYGPLHRFTDYHVYKTLSVLSDGTRKGRKQLADKVGVGEGSMRTIVECIRERGYIDVKQTGIKITKKGSEFYNEIPLQIYTLGESDLVHGRKGVAVQVKGVEDKIGSGMEQRDRAMIAGADGATTVLVKNGKLQIPGGIDLEGIYPDTASTLSKLFDLENGDIIIIGTASEYELAEEGAVTAALDLI, encoded by the coding sequence ATGAAACTAATAGAACGTCCGAAGTATGGACCGCTGCACCGTTTCACAGATTATCATGTATACAAGACCCTTTCCGTGCTTTCTGACGGTACCCGCAAGGGTAGAAAGCAGTTGGCAGACAAGGTAGGCGTTGGCGAAGGCAGCATGCGTACTATCGTAGAATGTATTCGCGAAAGGGGATATATCGACGTTAAACAAACCGGGATAAAGATCACTAAAAAAGGAAGTGAATTTTATAACGAGATTCCTCTACAGATCTATACCTTAGGTGAATCTGATCTGGTACATGGCAGAAAAGGTGTTGCGGTACAGGTCAAAGGTGTTGAAGATAAGATCGGTTCTGGAATGGAGCAGCGTGACCGCGCAATGATCGCTGGTGCTGACGGGGCTACAACAGTACTTGTTAAAAATGGTAAGTTGCAGATCCCAGGCGGAATAGATCTGGAAGGCATTTATCCAGACACAGCTTCAACTTTAAGCAAACTTTTTGATTTAGAAAATGGAGACATAATCATTATCGGAACAGCTTCAGAATATGAACTGGCTGAAGAAGGCGCAGTTACTGCAGCTTTAGATCTGATTTAA
- a CDS encoding mechanosensitive ion channel family protein, whose translation MNARAASALLLICIASLILLPAASADPGIGDWQHNVDLEAGQSAEYTWTIYNPDDTSYALDVVSTVSGNDSHITTAVNGNPHQILKSKDSADITVTLHTDRATPTQTATLSVSFILTDMASGSETIIDKDVVVNITSLISSTGNNILIWENNLPAPFNTAIWTFIFTILIWIGISAAIIIIVDPILKYVFGKSKLQVISKIYKLVKKPLFLTLIAYALVNSLTILSVSMDTIFKINDILTVLFIIFYAWVSYRVYNDVIIDFARKLASKTENELDDALVPFMHTLGSILIPLVAFVIILNYFNMSFTAILAGLGIGSIVIGLAAQDTFNSIFAGIQIMIDRPFTVGDRIILSTGEVCDVEKIGIRSTRAYSPVNNEMVVIPNVLLCSNKVTNMSRPDGHRAISVEVGVSYGTDPEKVEKILIDIAKHHPDVVNNNPAQAPYTRLSAFDDSAITFALWAYVDNFTKEGRVRSELRESINQKFNEEGIEIPFPQTVVTFANSPVQSKNDKQSDLNSL comes from the coding sequence ATGAATGCTCGAGCTGCTTCTGCATTGTTATTGATATGCATCGCATCTCTGATTTTATTGCCTGCAGCTTCGGCTGATCCAGGTATCGGAGATTGGCAGCATAATGTAGATCTTGAAGCTGGGCAGAGTGCAGAATATACATGGACGATCTATAATCCAGATGATACCTCTTATGCATTGGATGTCGTATCAACAGTCTCTGGGAACGATTCACACATCACAACTGCAGTAAACGGCAATCCTCATCAGATTCTAAAATCTAAAGACTCAGCGGATATCACAGTGACGTTGCATACTGACAGAGCAACTCCGACACAGACTGCAACACTCTCTGTAAGCTTCATTCTTACTGATATGGCGTCAGGTTCTGAAACAATCATCGATAAGGATGTGGTTGTAAACATCACTTCATTAATCTCATCTACTGGAAATAATATTTTGATCTGGGAAAACAACCTGCCCGCGCCTTTCAACACTGCAATCTGGACATTCATCTTTACAATACTGATCTGGATCGGCATATCCGCGGCGATAATCATTATTGTAGATCCAATACTCAAATATGTATTTGGCAAGTCAAAATTGCAGGTAATCTCTAAGATTTATAAACTGGTTAAAAAACCGCTGTTTCTTACACTTATTGCGTATGCGCTGGTTAATTCTCTAACAATCCTCTCGGTTTCAATGGATACAATATTTAAAATAAATGATATTCTGACAGTATTATTCATTATATTCTATGCATGGGTGTCTTACCGCGTTTACAATGATGTCATTATAGATTTTGCTCGTAAGCTGGCCAGCAAAACAGAAAATGAGCTGGATGATGCACTGGTTCCATTCATGCATACGCTGGGGTCAATTCTCATACCGCTTGTGGCATTCGTTATAATTCTTAATTACTTCAATATGAGTTTTACTGCAATTCTGGCTGGTCTTGGGATAGGCTCTATAGTGATAGGTCTTGCCGCACAGGATACGTTCAACAGTATATTTGCTGGAATCCAGATTATGATCGACAGGCCCTTTACTGTGGGAGACAGAATTATTCTGAGTACCGGGGAAGTATGTGATGTTGAAAAGATCGGAATCCGTTCTACAAGAGCATACAGTCCGGTCAATAATGAGATGGTTGTGATACCTAATGTTCTCTTATGCAGCAATAAGGTTACAAACATGTCAAGGCCAGACGGGCACAGAGCTATTTCTGTCGAAGTTGGTGTATCCTACGGTACAGATCCGGAAAAAGTTGAAAAGATCCTTATAGACATAGCCAAGCATCATCCGGATGTAGTGAATAACAATCCAGCTCAGGCTCCATACACAAGGCTTTCAGCCTTTGATGACAGTGCTATAACATTTGCTTTATGGGCGTATGTGGATAATTTCACAAAAGAAGGGAGAGTCAGATCTGAGCTGAGGGAAAGTATTAACCAGAAGTTCAATGAAGAAGGAATCGAAATTCCATTCCCGCAGACCGTTGTTACTTTCGCTAATTCTCCCGTGCAGTCTAAAAATGATAAGCAGTCCGACTTGAACAGTCTATAA
- a CDS encoding DUF5654 family protein → MVEYDESKSTGTIMVETVASLITAAFALVAALAWNEAIKALIARIFDTSDDLMGMMIYAILVTIIAVVATVWIGKVLVKYHKLDNEKRKHSKDKSE, encoded by the coding sequence ATGGTTGAATATGACGAGTCTAAAAGTACTGGAACAATTATGGTAGAAACTGTAGCCAGCTTAATAACAGCCGCCTTTGCATTGGTGGCAGCTTTGGCTTGGAATGAAGCAATAAAAGCTTTGATTGCAAGAATCTTTGATACTTCAGACGATCTGATGGGAATGATGATATATGCAATTCTGGTAACGATTATTGCTGTTGTGGCTACAGTCTGGATTGGAAAAGTCTTGGTAAAATACCACAAACTGGACAATGAAAAGAGAAAGCATTCAAAAGATAAATCTGAATAA